Proteins from a genomic interval of Kitasatospora kifunensis:
- a CDS encoding SagB family peptide dehydrogenase, which translates to MQPVQPCDTSSPASWITLWSLREDTLLEEQPEDDSLVLRSRWGDLRIPRPGPVLTEALRRMLLGPIQLENVPGTDELPAQLHLLAALRQLGGLVVRSVGAPDGERPLLSVVPTVAGALLEPLPVPEDRLLRLSRFAALRSTGRDSLLESPLSSFCAVFTRPEAGWLLASLGRPVTVERAVERLPIDRSTASALVAHLVATGMVEVADQSAQAHNAAFDEDRDPALVPWSHHDLWFHWSSRPGLHDRQFGATYRLRGRQEQPPVLKPVPAGQRIPLPRPAAGPPDWDITLAEALERRRSVRRYGADQLTLRQLGELLHHSLRVRETDGHAGAAESPTPQRRPYPSGGACYELECYLTIGRCADLEPGSYYYDPLGHALIRLSGDARLDRTLLCEAQVSAGAQAAPDVLITLTARFARVSWKYSGLAYALTLKHVGVVQQTLYLLATGMGLAGCALGTGPTGLSAEAFGLDWRVESAVGEFVLGSLPDEVTVR; encoded by the coding sequence GTGCAGCCAGTCCAGCCCTGCGACACCTCCTCGCCCGCCTCCTGGATCACGCTGTGGTCGCTGAGGGAGGACACGCTGCTCGAGGAGCAACCGGAGGACGACTCGCTGGTGCTGCGCTCTCGCTGGGGTGACCTGCGCATCCCGCGCCCGGGACCGGTGCTGACCGAGGCCCTGCGCAGGATGCTGCTCGGCCCGATCCAACTGGAGAACGTCCCGGGTACCGACGAACTGCCCGCGCAGCTTCACCTGTTGGCGGCATTGCGGCAGCTGGGCGGCCTGGTGGTCCGCTCGGTCGGGGCACCCGACGGGGAGCGGCCGCTGCTCTCGGTGGTACCGACCGTGGCCGGGGCGCTGCTCGAACCGCTGCCGGTACCCGAGGACCGGCTGTTGCGGCTGTCCCGATTCGCGGCGCTGCGCTCGACCGGCCGCGACAGCCTGCTGGAGTCGCCGCTGTCCTCCTTCTGCGCCGTCTTCACCCGGCCCGAGGCCGGCTGGCTGCTCGCCTCGCTCGGCCGCCCGGTCACCGTGGAGCGGGCCGTCGAACGCCTGCCGATCGACCGGTCGACCGCCTCGGCCCTGGTCGCCCACCTGGTGGCGACCGGCATGGTCGAGGTGGCCGACCAGAGCGCGCAGGCCCACAACGCCGCCTTCGACGAGGACCGGGACCCGGCACTGGTCCCGTGGTCCCACCACGATCTGTGGTTCCACTGGAGCAGCCGCCCGGGCCTGCACGACCGGCAGTTCGGCGCGACCTACCGGTTGCGCGGCAGGCAGGAGCAGCCACCCGTACTCAAGCCCGTCCCGGCCGGCCAGCGGATCCCGCTGCCCCGGCCCGCCGCCGGGCCGCCGGACTGGGACATCACGCTGGCCGAGGCCCTGGAGCGGCGGCGCTCGGTCCGCCGCTACGGCGCCGACCAGCTGACGCTGCGCCAACTCGGCGAGCTGCTGCACCACTCGTTACGAGTGCGGGAGACCGACGGCCACGCCGGGGCCGCGGAGTCACCGACCCCCCAGCGCCGCCCCTATCCCAGCGGTGGCGCCTGCTACGAGCTGGAGTGCTACCTCACCATCGGGCGCTGCGCGGATCTGGAACCCGGCAGCTACTACTACGACCCGCTCGGCCACGCGCTGATCAGGCTGTCCGGCGACGCGAGACTCGACCGCACCCTGCTCTGCGAGGCCCAGGTCAGCGCCGGGGCCCAGGCAGCGCCCGACGTGCTGATCACCCTGACCGCCCGGTTCGCCCGGGTCTCCTGGAAGTACAGCGGCCTGGCCTACGCGCTGACGCTCAAGCACGTCGGCGTGGTCCAGCAGACGCTCTACCTGCTGGCCACCGGCATGGGCCTGGCCGGCTGCGCGCTGGGCACCGGTCCCACCGGCCTCTCGGCCGAGGCCTTCGGGCTGGACTGGCGGGTGGAATCGGCCGTCGGCGAGTTCGTTCTCGGCTCCCTGCCGGACGAGGTCACCGTCCGCTGA
- a CDS encoding TOMM precursor leader peptide-binding protein encodes MTRHGGDGRAPLIGFKRHLRAEVIPGDAVYLMSEHGVTVVRGAHLAALAPLLDGTRDLPTLLADAAPAVSPVQVAQLIGQLTHRGLIDQTPPKEHPDSAGEAAGAYWELAGRLCPERGATLRITPVGNLDTAPLYLACRAAGIALSPVGGADLDLVVCADYLDPRLRELDAERRADGRPWLLTKVCGTTVWVGPVFRPGAGACWNCLAHRLRGHRQAEAPVRLRQGGDPVAVPQAALAATLGLGAQLAALECVKWLAGRRSEEQDCVTTLDTLTLASRSHRLTRRPQCPDCGDASTMTRQTSRPVVLTRRHCAVRTGGGHRALSAQSMLERYGHLLSPITGVVKDIRRDTRGPELLNVYRAGHNLALDPRRMSELRTSLRQESSGKGRTALDAQVGALCEAVERISGLWQGDEARIRGSLRSLGPDAVHPGHCQLWDERQFAARAATNAGGHPFHQVPEAFDPNAVLDWSPVWSLTRGRRLLLPTSLLYYNVPDQLGRRMVHADSNGCAAGGTLEDAALQGLLELVERDAVALWWYNRTRQPAVDLDALGDPWTAQVRQAHAELGREVWALDLTSDLGIPVVVALSRRTDRAHEDIVFGFGAHLDPAIALTRALTEMNQLLPPVLSARPDGTGYGCADPVALNWWRTATRAGLPYLDPDPAAAGALLEGPYIPATDLLDELRTVQRALEQRGLEVCILDQTRPDLGLPVVRVLVPGLRHFWPRFAPGRLFDVPVALGRLPRPTAYEELNPIPLFV; translated from the coding sequence ATGACCAGGCACGGGGGAGACGGGCGGGCACCACTGATCGGTTTCAAGCGCCACCTGCGTGCGGAGGTGATCCCCGGCGACGCCGTCTATCTGATGTCCGAGCACGGAGTGACCGTGGTCAGAGGGGCCCACCTGGCGGCCCTGGCTCCGCTGCTCGACGGCACCCGGGACCTCCCGACGCTGCTGGCCGACGCGGCGCCCGCCGTCTCCCCCGTGCAAGTAGCTCAACTCATAGGCCAGTTGACTCACCGCGGACTGATCGACCAGACACCGCCCAAGGAGCACCCCGACAGCGCGGGCGAGGCCGCCGGCGCGTACTGGGAGCTGGCAGGGCGGCTCTGCCCCGAACGCGGCGCCACCCTGCGGATCACGCCGGTCGGCAACCTGGACACCGCACCCCTGTACCTCGCCTGCCGGGCCGCCGGGATCGCCCTGAGCCCGGTCGGCGGCGCCGATCTCGACCTGGTCGTCTGTGCCGACTACCTCGATCCCCGCCTGCGCGAACTCGACGCCGAGCGGCGGGCCGACGGCCGCCCGTGGCTGCTCACCAAGGTGTGCGGCACCACCGTGTGGGTCGGTCCGGTGTTCCGGCCCGGGGCCGGCGCCTGCTGGAACTGCCTGGCCCACCGGCTGCGCGGCCACCGCCAGGCCGAGGCGCCGGTGCGGCTGCGGCAGGGCGGTGACCCGGTAGCGGTGCCACAGGCCGCGCTCGCGGCCACCCTCGGCCTGGGCGCCCAACTCGCCGCCCTGGAGTGCGTCAAGTGGCTGGCCGGCCGCCGCAGCGAGGAGCAGGACTGCGTGACCACCCTGGACACCCTCACCCTGGCCAGCCGCTCCCACCGGCTCACCCGGCGCCCGCAGTGCCCGGACTGCGGTGACGCCTCCACGATGACCCGCCAGACCAGCCGCCCGGTGGTACTCACCCGCCGCCACTGCGCGGTCCGCACCGGCGGCGGACACCGGGCGCTGTCCGCGCAGAGCATGCTGGAGCGGTACGGGCACCTGCTCAGCCCGATCACCGGCGTGGTCAAGGACATCCGCCGCGACACACGCGGACCCGAGCTGCTCAACGTCTACCGCGCCGGGCACAACCTGGCACTCGACCCGCGGCGCATGTCCGAGCTGCGCACCTCGCTGCGCCAGGAGAGTTCCGGCAAGGGCCGCACCGCGCTGGACGCCCAAGTGGGCGCGCTCTGCGAGGCGGTGGAGCGGATCAGCGGCCTCTGGCAGGGCGACGAGGCCCGGATCCGCGGTTCGCTGCGCTCGCTCGGCCCGGACGCCGTGCACCCGGGCCACTGCCAGCTCTGGGACGAGCGGCAGTTCGCCGCCCGGGCCGCGACGAACGCGGGCGGCCACCCGTTCCACCAGGTCCCCGAAGCCTTCGACCCGAACGCGGTGCTGGACTGGTCACCCGTCTGGTCACTGACCCGCGGCCGTCGGCTGCTCCTGCCGACCAGCCTGCTCTACTACAACGTCCCCGACCAGCTCGGTCGACGGATGGTCCACGCCGACTCCAACGGCTGCGCGGCCGGCGGCACACTGGAGGACGCCGCGCTGCAAGGCCTGCTGGAGCTCGTCGAACGCGACGCGGTCGCCCTGTGGTGGTACAACCGCACCCGCCAACCGGCCGTCGACCTGGACGCCCTCGGCGATCCGTGGACGGCGCAGGTGCGCCAGGCCCACGCCGAACTGGGCCGCGAGGTCTGGGCCCTGGACCTCACCTCGGACCTCGGCATCCCGGTGGTCGTGGCGCTGTCCCGGCGCACCGACCGCGCCCACGAGGACATCGTCTTCGGCTTCGGCGCCCACCTCGACCCGGCGATCGCGCTGACCCGGGCGCTCACCGAGATGAACCAGCTGCTCCCCCCGGTGCTGTCGGCCCGCCCCGACGGCACCGGCTACGGCTGCGCCGACCCGGTCGCCCTGAACTGGTGGCGCACCGCCACCCGCGCGGGACTGCCCTACCTCGACCCGGATCCGGCCGCTGCCGGCGCACTGCTCGAGGGCCCCTACATTCCCGCCACAGACCTGCTCGACGAGCTGCGGACTGTGCAACGAGCGCTCGAGCAGCGCGGTTTGGAGGTATGCATACTGGATCAGACCCGTCCCGATCTGGGCCTGCCGGTGGTGCGGGTCCTGGTACCCGGACTGCGGCACTTCTGGCCGCGGTTCGCCCCGGGCCGCCTCTTCGACGTCCCGGTGGCGCTGGGCAGGCTGCCGCGCCCGACCGCGTACGAGGAACTGAATCCGATACCACTGTTCGTCTGA
- a CDS encoding AfsR/SARP family transcriptional regulator — translation MIADIRLLGPLRATISDVDVLPAAAKPRQVLALLAVRAGQIVTVAALTEELWGERPPRSAVTTLQTYVLQLRRRIATALGGQSGAAAKELLATVHGGYRLLVPAEEVDLHRARTLIERGRRALAVGEDQAGGRLLHQALALWDGPMLVDVPKGRQLGIECLSLAEVRLGALELRIEADLRLGRHAELLAELTVLTAEQPLHEVLHAQHMLALHRSGRSVAALEVFRRLRARLVGETGLEPSSRVQRLHQAILAGHPGLETVPVQRLLAADLSGA, via the coding sequence GTGATCGCTGATATCCGGCTACTGGGGCCACTGCGGGCCACGATCAGCGACGTCGACGTGCTTCCTGCCGCAGCCAAACCACGTCAGGTGCTGGCGCTGCTCGCCGTCCGCGCCGGGCAGATCGTCACCGTTGCCGCGCTGACCGAGGAGCTCTGGGGCGAGCGGCCGCCACGCAGCGCGGTCACCACGCTGCAGACCTACGTCCTGCAGCTGCGCCGGCGGATCGCGACCGCGCTCGGCGGCCAGAGTGGCGCTGCCGCCAAGGAGTTGCTGGCCACCGTGCACGGTGGCTACCGGTTGCTGGTGCCCGCCGAGGAGGTGGACCTCCACCGGGCCCGGACGCTGATCGAGCGGGGCCGACGGGCGTTGGCCGTCGGCGAGGACCAGGCGGGCGGCCGGCTGCTGCACCAGGCGCTCGCGCTCTGGGACGGACCGATGCTGGTGGACGTGCCCAAGGGGCGCCAGCTCGGCATCGAGTGCCTGAGCCTGGCCGAGGTGCGGCTCGGCGCCCTGGAGCTGCGGATCGAGGCCGATCTGCGGTTGGGGCGGCACGCCGAGCTGCTGGCCGAACTGACCGTGCTCACGGCCGAGCAGCCGCTCCACGAGGTGCTGCACGCCCAGCACATGCTCGCGCTCCACCGGTCGGGGCGCTCCGTCGCGGCGTTGGAGGTGTTCCGCCGGTTGCGGGCAAGGCTGGTGGGCGAGACCGGACTGGAGCCGTCGTCGCGGGTGCAGCGGCTGCACCAGGCGATCCTGGCCGGGCACCCGGGGCTGGAGACGGTGCCGGTCCAGCGGCTGCTCGCCGCCGACCTGTCCGGCGCCTGA
- a CDS encoding acyl-CoA carboxylase epsilon subunit — MTAREQADRLDGAGTPDPGPHRPAPACPAGARCEVLRIERGRLTDEELAAVAAVLLARLAGARRPALAATAHRVTPGRCDYRSPVSWLQAA, encoded by the coding sequence ATGACCGCACGGGAACAGGCCGACCGCCTGGACGGTGCTGGTACGCCGGATCCAGGGCCGCACCGGCCGGCGCCCGCCTGCCCGGCGGGCGCCCGCTGCGAGGTGCTGCGGATCGAACGCGGCCGTCTCACGGACGAGGAACTCGCCGCGGTGGCCGCCGTCCTGCTCGCCCGGCTGGCCGGCGCACGGCGCCCGGCCCTGGCGGCCACCGCGCACCGGGTCACCCCGGGCCGATGCGACTACCGCTCGCCGGTCAGCTGGTTGCAGGCCGCTTAG
- a CDS encoding fatty acyl-AMP ligase, giving the protein MARAHDFTELLLRRGEQLAGHEAYRFVRGDESAPGPAGAQPSQGVSVSYGELDLAAKGIAARLQQGGPPGQRVVLCHGDSEGFLPAFLGALYAGAIPVPAPAPSGTRQCEERLARILRDTAANQVLTDVAHGPVVSQLLAKAGQSHLPCLATDLPNLGDPAAWVRPPARPDGPAFLQYTSGSVSEPKGVVVSHTNLLANQRAIQRALGTTERSRIGGWLPFHHDMGLIGQLLHPLFLGASAVLLAPLAFARRPLRWLQMIDRYGVTVSGAPDFAYQLCSRRVTEEQAAALDLSRWEVAVSGGECVRARTLEDFAARFAPAGLRATALRSGYGMAEATLMVAIGGRRPARTVDAGALAQNQVAPALPGKPSRTVVPVGPVAEGLDVLIVQPDSLRRLPDGQVGEIWLRGSSVAKGYWNRAQESAELFQAMPTGAGPGDAGGYLRTGDLGFLDEGELFVAGRLKEVLVVAGRNLHPQDIEQQVQRLSVMFGSAAAFAVGADQDEVVVVQEVRTGGRHAEEELPALAGAVQRCVAEEFGLAVEHVLLVRPGTVRRTTSGKLRRTAMRQLFLAGRIEPLHTAVGPQQRSAGQDREHGESRETAGGMAALISGG; this is encoded by the coding sequence GTGGCCAGAGCGCACGATTTCACCGAGCTGCTGCTTCGCCGTGGCGAGCAGCTGGCAGGCCACGAGGCCTACCGCTTCGTCCGCGGTGACGAGTCGGCCCCGGGGCCGGCCGGTGCGCAGCCGTCACAGGGCGTCTCGGTCAGCTACGGCGAGCTGGACCTGGCGGCGAAGGGCATCGCTGCCCGGCTCCAGCAGGGTGGCCCGCCCGGACAGCGGGTGGTGCTCTGTCACGGGGACAGCGAGGGCTTCCTGCCGGCCTTCCTCGGCGCGCTGTACGCCGGAGCGATCCCCGTCCCGGCGCCCGCTCCCAGCGGCACCCGGCAGTGCGAGGAGCGGCTGGCCAGGATCCTGCGGGACACGGCCGCCAACCAGGTCCTGACCGACGTGGCGCACGGCCCCGTGGTGTCCCAACTGCTCGCCAAGGCCGGCCAGTCGCATCTGCCCTGCCTGGCGACCGACCTGCCGAACCTGGGCGACCCCGCAGCCTGGGTGCGCCCGCCCGCCCGGCCGGACGGGCCCGCCTTCCTGCAGTACACCTCGGGTTCGGTGAGCGAGCCCAAGGGCGTCGTGGTCAGCCACACGAACCTGCTGGCCAATCAGCGGGCCATCCAGCGGGCGCTGGGCACCACCGAGCGGTCGCGGATCGGTGGCTGGCTGCCGTTCCACCACGACATGGGGCTGATCGGCCAGCTGCTGCACCCGCTCTTCCTCGGCGCCTCGGCCGTGCTGCTCGCGCCGCTCGCCTTCGCCAGGCGCCCGCTGCGCTGGCTGCAGATGATCGATCGGTACGGCGTGACGGTCTCCGGCGCACCCGACTTCGCCTACCAGCTCTGCTCGCGCCGGGTCACCGAGGAGCAGGCCGCCGCGCTGGACCTGAGCCGCTGGGAGGTCGCGGTCAGCGGGGGCGAGTGCGTGCGGGCCCGGACGCTGGAGGACTTCGCGGCCCGCTTCGCCCCGGCCGGGCTGCGCGCCACGGCGCTGCGCTCCGGGTACGGCATGGCCGAGGCCACCTTGATGGTGGCGATCGGCGGCCGGCGCCCGGCCCGGACGGTGGACGCGGGCGCGCTGGCGCAGAACCAGGTCGCCCCGGCCCTGCCGGGGAAGCCCTCGCGCACCGTGGTGCCGGTCGGTCCGGTGGCCGAGGGGCTTGACGTGCTGATCGTCCAGCCGGACTCGCTGCGCCGGCTGCCGGACGGGCAGGTCGGCGAGATCTGGCTGCGCGGGAGCAGCGTGGCCAAGGGCTACTGGAACCGGGCCCAGGAGAGCGCCGAGCTCTTCCAGGCGATGCCGACCGGGGCGGGTCCGGGGGACGCGGGCGGCTACCTGCGCACCGGCGACCTGGGCTTCCTCGACGAAGGCGAACTCTTCGTCGCCGGACGGCTCAAGGAGGTGCTGGTGGTGGCCGGCCGCAACCTGCACCCGCAGGACATCGAGCAGCAGGTGCAGCGGCTCAGCGTCATGTTCGGCTCGGCGGCGGCCTTCGCGGTCGGGGCCGACCAGGACGAGGTGGTGGTGGTCCAGGAGGTCCGTACCGGCGGGCGGCACGCGGAGGAGGAACTGCCCGCCCTGGCCGGCGCCGTCCAGCGCTGCGTGGCGGAGGAGTTCGGTCTCGCGGTGGAGCACGTGCTGCTGGTGCGACCGGGCACCGTGCGGCGCACCACCAGCGGGAAGCTGCGACGCACCGCGATGCGTCAGCTCTTCCTGGCGGGCCGGATCGAACCGCTGCACACCGCGGTGGGGCCGCAGCAGCGCTCGGCCGGTCAGGACCGGGAGCACGGCGAGTCGCGCGAGACGGCGGGCGGCATGGCCGCGCTGATCTCCGGTGGCTAG
- a CDS encoding acyl-CoA dehydrogenase, whose translation MRSGSVGADTAAAADAAGPEVVTVAESEVRRRVAELERCFGDPADPANPLGSAAFLAADEREEPLAAAELLLERFGLNAEFVPSGLGGRLVELDTLARVVRVVFRRDAALGLGYGFSNFLAAVVVWAAGRPEQQRAAADLLQRGRRLAAAYPELARGSNFLANELTAVPQVAAGADSPGGGAGVRLSGRKDSFTNVERAGALVLFVRVGEGRRSHSVLLVDRAELPADRVAELPRRRTRGVRGCLVAGIEFTDCPVPAAALLGEPGRGLELALRVFPVIRSAGPSVALGCADTALRTAVACAVDRGTVGRDPVAGQGGEQGGPQPLSHARSTLAGAFVDLLLCDCLALVATRAVHLVPGDAALYAAAVKYLLPQLLTDTSYELSTLLGAEFHAHDGAYGAFRKSVRDLPMIGLGAAGSAAFRATVVPQLPRLARESWFLDAEPPTELFQLEAGRLPPLDFGLLTPAAGADPLAASLLASAAALAAPCGDPAHTAQSADRAELAELVSLLVAELTGLRDGCADLDRDGRSALADPRGRALADRYALVLAGAACLGVWRGRSAAGAGFLADPGWAVAALTRLLHRLGTPTPKSAVDRGETLLAEVLARFRRHRSYDLYDTPLAGGMSTQGDGRDC comes from the coding sequence ATGCGGTCGGGCAGTGTGGGCGCGGACACAGCGGCTGCGGCAGACGCGGCGGGCCCCGAAGTGGTGACGGTGGCGGAATCCGAGGTCCGACGCCGGGTCGCGGAGCTGGAGCGGTGCTTCGGCGACCCCGCCGATCCGGCCAACCCGCTGGGCAGCGCGGCGTTCCTCGCCGCCGACGAGCGGGAGGAGCCGCTCGCGGCGGCCGAGCTGCTGCTCGAACGGTTCGGCCTGAACGCCGAGTTCGTGCCCAGTGGACTCGGCGGACGGTTGGTGGAGCTCGACACCCTGGCCCGGGTGGTACGGGTGGTGTTCCGCCGGGACGCGGCACTCGGACTCGGCTACGGCTTCAGCAACTTCCTCGCCGCCGTGGTGGTCTGGGCGGCGGGCCGGCCCGAGCAGCAGCGCGCGGCAGCCGATCTGCTCCAACGCGGCCGCCGACTGGCCGCCGCCTACCCGGAGTTGGCACGTGGCAGCAACTTCCTCGCCAACGAGCTGACCGCGGTGCCGCAGGTCGCTGCGGGCGCGGACTCGCCCGGCGGTGGGGCCGGCGTGCGGCTGAGTGGACGCAAGGACTCCTTCACCAACGTCGAACGGGCCGGTGCCCTGGTGCTGTTCGTTCGGGTCGGCGAGGGGCGGCGCAGCCACTCGGTGCTGCTGGTGGACCGGGCCGAGCTGCCCGCCGACCGGGTCGCCGAGCTGCCGCGGCGCCGCACCCGGGGGGTGCGCGGCTGCCTGGTCGCCGGGATCGAGTTCACCGACTGCCCGGTGCCCGCGGCCGCCCTGCTGGGCGAGCCGGGGCGCGGCCTGGAACTGGCGCTGCGGGTCTTCCCGGTGATCCGCAGCGCTGGCCCCTCGGTGGCGCTCGGCTGCGCGGACACCGCACTGCGCACCGCCGTGGCCTGTGCGGTGGACCGCGGCACGGTCGGCCGTGACCCGGTGGCCGGGCAGGGTGGCGAGCAGGGCGGCCCGCAGCCGCTCTCGCACGCCCGGTCCACGCTGGCCGGCGCCTTCGTCGACCTGCTCCTGTGCGACTGCCTCGCCCTGGTGGCGACCCGCGCCGTGCACCTGGTCCCCGGTGACGCCGCCCTGTACGCCGCGGCCGTCAAGTACCTGCTGCCGCAACTGCTCACGGACACCTCCTACGAGCTGTCCACCCTGCTGGGGGCGGAGTTCCACGCGCACGACGGGGCGTACGGGGCGTTTCGCAAGAGCGTGCGCGACCTGCCGATGATCGGACTCGGCGCGGCCGGATCGGCTGCCTTCCGGGCCACCGTGGTGCCCCAACTGCCGCGACTGGCAAGGGAGTCCTGGTTCCTGGACGCCGAGCCGCCGACCGAGCTGTTCCAACTGGAGGCGGGGCGGCTGCCGCCCTTGGACTTCGGCCTGCTCACCCCGGCGGCCGGCGCCGACCCGCTCGCCGCCTCGCTGCTCGCCTCGGCTGCCGCGCTGGCCGCGCCGTGCGGGGATCCGGCGCACACCGCGCAGTCGGCCGACCGGGCCGAACTGGCCGAACTGGTAAGCCTGCTGGTGGCAGAGCTGACCGGACTGCGGGACGGCTGCGCCGACCTTGACCGGGACGGCCGCTCCGCGCTGGCCGACCCGCGCGGCCGCGCACTGGCCGACCGCTACGCCCTGGTGCTCGCGGGAGCCGCCTGCCTTGGCGTCTGGCGCGGCCGCTCGGCTGCCGGTGCCGGCTTCCTGGCCGACCCCGGCTGGGCGGTGGCGGCGCTGACCCGGTTGCTGCACCGCCTGGGCACGCCCACGCCGAAGTCGGCCGTGGACCGCGGCGAAACACTGCTCGCCGAGGTGCTGGCGAGGTTTCGCCGGCACCGCAGCTACGACCTTTACGACACGCCGCTGGCCGGCGGCATGTCCACCCAAGGGGACGGACGGGACTGCTGA
- a CDS encoding acyl carrier protein — MTRRTVHRQPLVLTALDGTDYELQGWLIDRLGGQLPGTRRIDPTVQLVEYGLDSVVALGLYGEIEEVFGVFLEPGVVYDCATVEELARHLVDRAGEWQRHGQARS; from the coding sequence ATGACGAGACGAACGGTGCACCGGCAGCCGCTGGTGCTCACCGCACTGGACGGCACCGACTACGAGCTGCAGGGCTGGCTGATCGACCGGCTCGGTGGCCAACTGCCCGGCACCCGCCGGATCGATCCCACGGTGCAGCTGGTCGAGTACGGGCTGGACTCCGTGGTGGCGCTCGGCCTCTACGGCGAGATCGAGGAGGTCTTCGGGGTGTTCCTGGAGCCCGGCGTGGTCTACGACTGCGCCACGGTCGAGGAGTTGGCCCGCCACCTGGTCGATCGGGCGGGGGAGTGGCAGCGGCACGGGCAGGCTCGCTCATGA
- a CDS encoding acyl carrier protein — MTTGAADRTVTRRLQAALLAVSEVTPELLFGEPDGGFADELDGELQLVDDLGFDSVMLMEFKSGLEEHFPELGEFSLPEILPHLHTVGSLVDYLALQLSPVEVA, encoded by the coding sequence ATGACCACCGGGGCGGCGGATCGCACCGTCACCCGCAGGCTGCAGGCCGCGCTGCTCGCCGTCAGCGAGGTGACGCCCGAACTGCTCTTCGGCGAGCCGGACGGCGGATTCGCCGATGAACTCGACGGCGAGCTCCAGCTGGTGGACGACCTCGGATTCGATTCGGTGATGCTGATGGAGTTCAAGTCCGGCCTGGAGGAGCACTTTCCCGAACTCGGCGAGTTCTCGCTGCCGGAGATCCTGCCGCACCTGCACACCGTCGGCTCGCTGGTCGACTACCTGGCGCTGCAGCTGTCACCAGTGGAGGTGGCCTGA
- a CDS encoding 4'-phosphopantetheinyl transferase family protein, translated as MVSPLEPVRDPKTSRIFAGPIQVRGPDGPWEEVRAAMDRYGSALVHARMEDWLPTDLADPELPGRLGSDYARFRRMRHPTVRARFVASRLMLKHTAGAVVGESAHDLELAYKLGGRPYLRGVEQLDISLSHTADLLVVGLTRRGWIGVDAELSDRQMVGLGTEPQMCTRHEREELAKIAEEHRNGALVRLWTLKEAYSKAIGQGMRFRFTEFGFGPGEQQAQDVRLPDGSPGTGEEWSFHTAVLQQSYTVSVALYDAGFGEAGDGIHGLRVADDLLAELLGGGGSR; from the coding sequence ATGGTCTCGCCGCTGGAACCGGTGCGCGATCCGAAGACCTCGCGGATCTTCGCAGGGCCGATCCAGGTGCGCGGTCCTGACGGGCCGTGGGAGGAGGTGCGCGCGGCGATGGACCGGTACGGCAGCGCGCTCGTCCACGCCCGCATGGAGGACTGGCTGCCGACCGATCTCGCCGACCCCGAGCTGCCGGGGCGGCTCGGGTCCGACTACGCGCGCTTTCGCCGGATGCGCCATCCGACCGTCCGGGCCCGCTTCGTGGCCTCCCGGCTGATGCTCAAACACACCGCCGGCGCGGTGGTCGGCGAGTCGGCGCACGATCTGGAACTGGCCTACAAGCTCGGTGGTCGCCCGTACCTGCGCGGGGTCGAGCAGTTGGACATCAGCCTCAGTCATACCGCCGACCTGCTGGTGGTCGGCCTGACCAGGCGCGGCTGGATCGGGGTGGACGCCGAGCTGTCCGACCGGCAGATGGTGGGCCTGGGCACCGAGCCGCAGATGTGCACCCGGCACGAGCGGGAGGAGCTGGCCAAGATCGCCGAGGAGCACCGCAACGGCGCCCTGGTGCGGCTGTGGACGTTGAAGGAGGCCTACAGCAAGGCGATCGGCCAGGGGATGCGGTTCCGCTTCACCGAGTTCGGCTTCGGTCCCGGCGAGCAGCAGGCCCAGGATGTCCGGCTGCCGGACGGCTCACCCGGGACCGGTGAGGAGTGGAGCTTCCACACCGCGGTACTGCAACAGAGCTACACGGTGAGCGTCGCCCTGTACGACGCGGGCTTCGGCGAGGCGGGCGACGGGATACACGGGCTGCGGGTGGCGGACGATCTCCTGGCCGAGCTGCTCGGGGGTGGTGGGTCACGCTGA